A window of Lentibacillus sp. Marseille-P4043 contains these coding sequences:
- a CDS encoding SMI1/KNR4 family protein — MDYELIKTNEENSFYPVTENEIKEVEKELDLKFPKELVNFYIEVGYGFIKGSEFTINRIMDPYSVRDFRLRVNDFEFYPDIEIYDEFENNKLIFFEGSESALMSIELNEKNSSPVYYYDIQIATSLREFLRKIEENDKYYLELLVD, encoded by the coding sequence ATGGACTATGAACTTATTAAGACAAACGAAGAAAACAGTTTTTATCCAGTAACTGAAAACGAAATAAAAGAGGTTGAGAAGGAACTCGATTTAAAATTTCCTAAGGAGTTAGTTAATTTTTATATAGAGGTTGGCTACGGGTTTATTAAAGGTTCAGAGTTTACTATTAATCGTATTATGGACCCTTATTCCGTAAGAGACTTTCGGTTAAGAGTTAATGATTTTGAGTTTTATCCCGACATAGAAATTTATGATGAGTTTGAAAATAACAAACTAATATTTTTTGAAGGTAGTGAATCAGCTTTAATGTCAATCGAATTGAATGAAAAGAATAGTAGTCCGGTTTACTATTATGATATTCAAATTGCGACTTCTCTTAGAGAGTTTTTAAGAAAAATAGAAGAAAATGATAAATATTACTTGGAGTTACTAGTTGATTAA
- a CDS encoding multicopper oxidase domain-containing protein codes for MKRTYHVVAIPIRIVVNTFGDHNPNGMMYVLKENEQKVKDLVKKNPFSPVDLVEPLIIRANEGDTVEILFENKLSFYTGIHFQEAEYDVLHSDGAYVGFNKNSTVAPGERILYKINAVKEGNYFFSDLGNPSSGENGSNTNGLFGGVCVESRFSWWTDPVTGGPMNSGVYADVHHPLLPSFREYAWLFHDEMEVDDVTGNRPINHISNQEEESFHGANYRYEPENRRQQLLAEGVVCPNCEGEEVHHDSWVFGDPSAPILRGYVGDPAKIRLFHGGAKETHVFHYHVHQWFSDPRDLGSEIIDSQAISPQSHYTVEPLYGLGSLQGALGDAIIHCHLYPHFAAGMWGMNRIFDTLQDGSQCYPNGTPIEALNPLPDREPPPTPTKKKPGFPNFIPGKVGNKAPRPPLGIKGGRNLTKLERHAAVDNPRPGAVFTDPCPKDVNVKEFNISVIELPLIYNKQGWHDPKGRMYVLDEDLDDVLSGKKKPEPLVIHAPSHTCFQINFTNRLPHILDGDAFQLVTRTYESGFHIHFVKFDVLVCDGANVGWNYDSSVLPGETIQYSYYADVELKAWFFHDHLFPLAHQQHGVFGSGVVHSRFSEIFDSETGIEVDHGTQVMVNNPLIPNYRDFALFAQDFSLLFDKNKKPLNPPKFPGSQDDPGLFGVNYKNAPLRFRLGKDCDPAYSFSSHVHGDPETPILRAYQGDPIRIRLLQGAQEESHSFNVHGLKWPKERGNTNTNVSSQQHIGISESFTFETYIPRSGDYLWTFETEEDLWNGLWGLIRAYDENIPDLIPLSDRPKPLKRSRPLPECTGENPPSAKDPLRNPIERGSVRKFDIVAFQLPIKYNDFGDHDPYGLIFALKEDMSDILKGRKQPEPLILRANMGDTVDVTLSNMLKEDLFPFKDGIYPYPEVKEQAFYPPSLRISLHPQLLDYDVKTSAGETVGFNDDQTVGPGEKRNYRWVVDSQVGVCGLWDMADIRNHKGHGAFGAFIAEPRGSEYLNPYTLKPTRTGANVIVRNPFLPDTREFVLVMHDGVRLLDKSGQLIIDPPDGILLPPPELDEDLLDTYDQGSRGFNYRSERLINRYYKHSSLHELFSSKVFGDPATPTFESYIGDPVTIRLVTPAERRRAHTFHLHGHRWHSASKDLNSRTESFVGFNIAGATENLQLLGGAGAYGGFHGDYMYRSGNIRWDIELGMWGIIRIYQKLNKHLPPLKGISQGGTRK; via the coding sequence ATGAAAAGAACGTATCATGTCGTTGCAATTCCTATCCGGATTGTTGTCAATACATTTGGGGACCACAACCCAAATGGAATGATGTATGTTTTAAAAGAGAATGAACAGAAGGTGAAAGACCTTGTTAAAAAGAATCCATTTTCACCTGTGGATCTTGTCGAGCCCCTTATTATCCGGGCAAATGAGGGGGATACAGTTGAAATTCTATTTGAAAATAAACTGTCATTTTATACCGGGATACATTTCCAAGAAGCTGAATATGATGTCCTTCATTCAGATGGTGCGTATGTAGGGTTTAATAAAAATAGTACCGTTGCCCCCGGTGAACGTATATTGTACAAAATTAACGCTGTAAAAGAGGGCAATTATTTCTTTTCTGATCTAGGCAATCCATCAAGCGGAGAAAATGGTTCTAATACCAACGGACTTTTTGGGGGGGTATGTGTCGAAAGCCGCTTTTCTTGGTGGACGGATCCAGTAACAGGAGGGCCGATGAACAGCGGTGTTTATGCTGATGTTCATCATCCGCTGCTTCCATCCTTCCGTGAATACGCCTGGCTTTTCCATGATGAAATGGAAGTTGATGATGTTACAGGGAACCGGCCGATCAATCATATCTCTAATCAGGAAGAAGAATCCTTTCATGGAGCCAATTATCGGTATGAACCGGAGAATAGAAGACAGCAGCTGCTAGCTGAAGGTGTTGTTTGTCCTAACTGTGAAGGTGAAGAGGTACACCACGACTCTTGGGTATTTGGGGATCCTTCAGCACCCATATTACGTGGATATGTCGGAGATCCGGCAAAAATCCGCCTTTTCCACGGGGGTGCAAAAGAAACACATGTTTTTCATTATCATGTTCACCAGTGGTTTAGCGACCCACGGGATTTGGGATCGGAAATCATTGACTCTCAGGCCATCAGCCCTCAGTCCCATTATACAGTTGAGCCCCTTTATGGTCTGGGTAGCCTGCAAGGTGCATTAGGGGACGCCATTATCCACTGTCACCTGTATCCGCATTTTGCAGCAGGAATGTGGGGGATGAACCGAATCTTTGATACACTCCAGGACGGAAGCCAATGTTACCCAAATGGTACCCCAATTGAAGCACTGAATCCACTTCCCGATCGTGAACCGCCACCAACCCCAACAAAGAAAAAGCCAGGATTCCCCAATTTCATTCCTGGTAAAGTTGGAAATAAAGCACCACGTCCCCCGCTAGGAATTAAAGGCGGTCGAAATCTGACGAAACTCGAGCGACATGCAGCCGTAGATAATCCAAGACCAGGTGCTGTCTTTACGGATCCATGTCCCAAAGATGTAAACGTAAAGGAATTTAATATTTCCGTTATCGAACTGCCGCTCATCTATAACAAACAAGGCTGGCATGACCCAAAAGGTCGCATGTATGTGTTAGATGAAGATCTCGATGATGTGCTATCAGGGAAGAAGAAACCGGAACCGCTTGTCATTCATGCACCATCCCATACTTGCTTTCAAATTAATTTTACCAACCGACTGCCGCATATATTGGATGGGGATGCATTCCAGCTTGTGACGAGGACCTATGAATCCGGTTTTCATATTCACTTCGTAAAATTTGATGTACTCGTTTGTGACGGTGCTAATGTTGGGTGGAATTATGATTCATCTGTGCTCCCGGGGGAAACGATACAATATTCCTATTATGCAGATGTCGAATTAAAAGCATGGTTCTTCCATGACCATCTTTTTCCATTAGCCCATCAGCAACATGGTGTGTTTGGCTCAGGGGTTGTCCACTCACGGTTCTCCGAAATTTTTGATTCCGAAACTGGAATAGAAGTCGACCATGGAACACAGGTGATGGTGAATAATCCGCTCATCCCGAATTACCGTGACTTCGCATTATTCGCACAGGACTTTTCTTTATTATTTGATAAAAACAAAAAACCGCTTAATCCACCGAAGTTTCCGGGTTCTCAGGATGATCCAGGCCTATTTGGTGTTAATTATAAAAATGCGCCACTTAGATTTCGATTAGGAAAAGATTGCGATCCCGCCTATAGCTTCAGTTCTCATGTTCATGGGGATCCCGAAACACCAATACTACGAGCATATCAGGGGGACCCAATTCGAATCCGGCTGCTTCAAGGAGCACAGGAAGAATCACACAGTTTTAATGTGCATGGGCTGAAATGGCCAAAAGAACGAGGAAACACGAACACTAACGTGTCATCCCAGCAGCATATCGGTATTTCGGAATCATTCACATTTGAAACATATATCCCCAGATCCGGCGACTATTTATGGACATTTGAAACAGAGGAAGATTTATGGAACGGACTGTGGGGACTGATCCGGGCATACGATGAAAATATTCCTGACCTGATTCCATTATCTGACCGTCCTAAACCGTTAAAACGCTCTAGACCACTTCCAGAATGTACTGGAGAGAATCCGCCATCAGCTAAAGACCCTTTACGTAATCCTATTGAAAGGGGTTCAGTACGAAAGTTTGATATTGTTGCTTTTCAGCTTCCAATTAAATACAACGACTTTGGCGACCATGATCCATACGGCCTAATTTTCGCACTCAAAGAAGATATGAGTGATATTTTAAAAGGAAGAAAACAACCAGAACCACTGATTCTTCGTGCAAATATGGGTGATACAGTTGATGTGACTCTATCGAATATGCTTAAAGAAGATTTGTTCCCGTTCAAAGACGGCATCTATCCTTACCCAGAAGTAAAAGAACAGGCATTTTATCCGCCATCACTTCGTATTTCTCTGCATCCCCAGTTACTCGACTATGATGTGAAAACTTCTGCAGGGGAAACGGTAGGATTTAACGATGACCAAACTGTTGGACCGGGAGAAAAACGGAACTACCGCTGGGTGGTTGATTCTCAGGTTGGAGTGTGCGGCCTTTGGGATATGGCAGATATCCGAAATCATAAGGGACACGGAGCCTTTGGAGCTTTTATTGCTGAACCTAGGGGAAGCGAGTACCTCAATCCATATACATTGAAACCTACAAGAACAGGTGCCAATGTTATTGTACGGAATCCATTTTTACCAGACACAAGGGAATTTGTATTAGTTATGCATGACGGGGTTAGGCTTTTGGATAAAAGTGGCCAATTAATCATCGATCCGCCTGATGGAATTTTGCTTCCTCCGCCGGAATTGGATGAAGATTTGCTCGACACATATGACCAGGGTTCGCGCGGATTCAATTATCGAAGCGAACGATTGATCAACAGATATTACAAACATTCTTCCCTTCATGAATTGTTTTCTTCCAAAGTATTTGGGGATCCGGCAACTCCGACATTCGAAAGCTATATTGGTGATCCAGTAACAATCCGCTTAGTCACCCCCGCAGAACGACGAAGGGCACATACCTTTCATCTGCATGGCCACCGCTGGCATTCTGCATCAAAGGATTTGAACTCACGCACTGAATCATTTGTTGGCTTTAACATTGCTGGCGCTACAGAGAACCTGCAACTACTGGGCGGAGCAGGAGCTTACGGAGGATTCCACGGTGACTATATGTACCGCTCCGGCAATATTCGTTGGGATATCGAACTGGGCATGTGGGGCATCATCAGAATCTACCAGAAATTAAACAAACACCTCCCGCCCCTTAAAGGAATAAGCCAGGGCGGAACGCGAAAATAG
- a CDS encoding Imm30 family immunity protein — MDILVELTELKNNRLLRDESEIEKFEKSIENILDLEDVNHIEILCQGFDDLTENDEVMFGLIHAIESYDKIVGSEVSLKVLANSIPKMLPHAKEWLKILHKRILNHEPSRNIYKKIIPTLNNDIQKYVVSQLTSIKERNTSRFEESVNSILDFLK, encoded by the coding sequence TTGGACATTTTAGTCGAACTTACCGAATTAAAGAATAATCGTTTATTAAGAGATGAGAGTGAAATAGAAAAATTTGAAAAATCTATAGAAAATATTTTAGACTTGGAGGATGTTAATCATATAGAAATATTGTGCCAAGGGTTTGATGATTTAACTGAAAATGATGAAGTAATGTTTGGATTAATTCATGCTATAGAGTCGTATGATAAAATTGTTGGTTCTGAAGTTTCGTTGAAAGTGTTAGCTAATTCTATTCCTAAAATGCTTCCCCATGCTAAGGAATGGTTAAAGATACTTCACAAAAGGATATTAAATCATGAACCATCGAGGAATATTTATAAAAAAATCATTCCCACATTGAACAATGACATTCAGAAATATGTCGTTTCTCAACTAACTAGTATTAAAGAAAGGAACACAAGTCGTTTTGAAGAAAGTGTAAATTCAATATTAGATTTTTTAAAGTAA
- a CDS encoding YwqI/YxiC family protein — MSEEIKIVPYSIKAALADLNATAQSLETTFSKDVSGENILEMVDKMNGIKQAYEEILTSYQTLLTTNVEETRQAIESFVENERTIASAIQFIK, encoded by the coding sequence TGAGCGAGGAAATTAAAATTGTTCCATACTCAATTAAAGCAGCATTAGCGGATTTGAATGCGACTGCTCAATCGCTGGAAACGACTTTTTCAAAAGATGTCAGCGGGGAAAATATACTTGAAATGGTCGACAAAATGAATGGAATTAAACAAGCGTATGAAGAAATTCTCACGTCTTATCAAACATTACTGACAACCAATGTAGAGGAAACCAGACAAGCGATCGAGTCATTCGTTGAAAATGAGAGGACTATCGCATCTGCTATTCAATTTATTAAGTAG
- a CDS encoding DNA/RNA non-specific endonuclease, with protein MGHIATAGFNFAFDDIGTMIDPDATAEDKMMAGMFLFAKPVKLVGKGADAFKAGDKVKDARKVDKGTKKVEYGEQYTKVNRKKVLKPNIKYTTKEGYKYTTDEKGRISSAEATLKLGKADRNSYAQRTVGREDRLPNDDGGHIIASTFKGSGDIDNLVPMNAYSNLKLSHHKFVNFISHKISSGSNSLQNARK; from the coding sequence ATGGGGCATATCGCAACTGCAGGATTTAACTTTGCTTTTGATGATATCGGGACTATGATTGACCCGGATGCAACAGCCGAGGACAAGATGATGGCGGGAATGTTTTTGTTTGCAAAGCCTGTTAAGTTAGTTGGAAAAGGTGCAGATGCATTTAAGGCTGGGGATAAGGTTAAGGATGCTAGGAAAGTTGATAAGGGTACAAAAAAAGTAGAGTATGGCGAACAATACACGAAAGTAAATCGCAAAAAGGTATTAAAACCTAATATAAAATACACGACAAAAGAAGGATACAAATATACAACGGACGAAAAAGGACGTATTTCCAGTGCTGAAGCTACCCTGAAATTAGGTAAAGCAGATAGAAATTCATATGCTCAAAGAACTGTAGGCAGAGAAGACAGATTACCTAATGATGATGGGGGTCACATTATAGCAAGTACTTTTAAAGGATCAGGGGATATTGATAACTTAGTGCCGATGAATGCATATAGTAACTTAAAATTGAGCCACCATAAGTTTGTGAATTTCATTTCCCACAAAATTTCAAGTGGCTCAAATTCATTGCAAAATGCACGTAAATAA
- a CDS encoding ribonuclease YeeF family protein, with amino-acid sequence MKVLDAENLHAGIDDIKREIHHFQSQITSIQKAVRGITTLHESLKGKGGEAIRAFYNECHQPFLIYMYNFLIDYEEILDQMKQAVLSYEPETSGMIRQDFLENDVTSGLEKVKNVTTGLTDEANSVMDSVQDIVALPKLDDEEFLHHVQRGKKRTKDTVEQLHDLDNSQTKALEPIEEQLRTMNDYIADIQSVFTNGEITLHNIDIHTVASIGFYQNMLTDTPITYAALRKQNQFNRVAGPYVMMMYPNMLFPITYRNYSAGNVHLGDISKQKPIKEAAEQYKLTDPESIAIANYLRREYTDEPEIDVQEMESQVNVESPQSSDNMYYSAREPLTFWDKREVVGGYSDLAGDPFMMGHIATAGFNFAFDDIGTMIDPDATAEDKMMAGLFLFAKPLKAADKVVGGANRVDKVRDAGKVDKGVDNPLLPGEGKVGTYEELIDAGTRGDNITPHHMPSAKYMKTKAEVHKNDGVSMNMEHPHPGKGGRHRQTETYGMTGKKLEDYLNLEPRDALARDIIDARNNYIKEGLYTPEIRSGLLEVIKLNKTKYPNIFDR; translated from the coding sequence GTGAAAGTATTGGATGCGGAAAATTTACATGCAGGAATTGATGACATAAAACGTGAGATTCACCATTTTCAAAGTCAAATCACATCGATCCAAAAGGCAGTTCGCGGTATAACGACACTGCATGAATCATTGAAAGGAAAAGGTGGAGAGGCGATTCGCGCTTTTTATAATGAGTGTCATCAACCGTTCCTAATATACATGTACAATTTTTTAATAGATTATGAGGAAATTCTGGATCAGATGAAGCAGGCGGTCCTATCGTATGAGCCGGAAACAAGCGGCATGATAAGACAGGACTTTTTGGAAAATGATGTAACGTCAGGATTGGAAAAGGTTAAAAATGTAACAACAGGCCTAACCGATGAAGCTAATTCCGTGATGGATAGTGTGCAGGATATCGTCGCCCTTCCAAAGCTTGATGACGAAGAATTTTTACATCATGTACAACGTGGCAAAAAGAGAACAAAAGATACCGTTGAACAGCTTCATGATTTAGATAATTCTCAGACAAAGGCACTTGAACCAATAGAGGAACAGCTTAGAACGATGAACGATTACATTGCGGATATCCAGTCCGTGTTTACAAATGGTGAAATCACGTTGCATAATATAGATATACATACGGTGGCAAGCATCGGATTCTACCAAAACATGCTGACAGATACCCCAATTACATATGCGGCATTAAGAAAACAAAACCAATTTAACCGTGTTGCTGGGCCATATGTGATGATGATGTACCCGAATATGCTGTTCCCGATAACATACCGTAATTATAGTGCTGGAAACGTTCACCTAGGTGATATAAGTAAGCAAAAACCAATCAAAGAAGCCGCCGAACAATATAAACTGACAGATCCAGAATCTATTGCGATAGCCAATTACTTGAGAAGAGAGTATACAGACGAACCAGAAATAGACGTGCAAGAAATGGAAAGCCAAGTAAACGTTGAATCCCCTCAGTCATCAGATAACATGTATTATTCTGCAAGGGAGCCATTAACTTTCTGGGATAAACGAGAGGTTGTTGGCGGTTATTCGGATCTGGCAGGAGACCCCTTCATGATGGGGCATATCGCAACTGCAGGATTTAACTTTGCTTTTGATGATATCGGGACTATGATTGACCCGGATGCAACAGCCGAAGACAAGATGATGGCAGGATTGTTTTTGTTTGCAAAGCCGTTGAAGGCAGCGGATAAGGTTGTTGGCGGTGCTAACCGTGTGGATAAGGTTAGGGATGCTGGGAAAGTTGATAAGGGTGTAGACAATCCTCTACTACCAGGTGAAGGAAAAGTTGGAACATATGAAGAATTAATAGATGCGGGAACACGTGGAGATAATATAACTCCTCACCATATGCCGTCTGCAAAATATATGAAAACAAAAGCAGAGGTGCATAAAAATGATGGAGTAAGTATGAATATGGAACACCCTCATCCAGGAAAAGGGGGGAGACATCGTCAAACCGAAACATATGGAATGACTGGTAAGAAATTAGAAGATTATCTTAACCTTGAACCACGTGACGCTTTAGCCCGTGATATTATTGATGCAAGGAATAACTATATAAAAGAGGGACTTTACACTCCTGAGATACGTTCAGGACTATTGGAAGTAATAAAATTAAATAAAACAAAGTACCCAAATATTTTTGACAGGTAA